Proteins encoded by one window of Arabidopsis thaliana chromosome 2, partial sequence:
- a CDS encoding DEA(D/H)-box RNA helicase family protein (DEA(D/H)-box RNA helicase family protein; FUNCTIONS IN: helicase activity, nucleic acid binding, ATP binding, ATP-dependent helicase activity; LOCATED IN: chloroplast; CONTAINS InterPro DOMAIN/s: RNA helicase, DEAD-box type, Q motif (InterPro:IPR014014), DNA/RNA helicase, DEAD/DEAH box type, N-terminal (InterPro:IPR011545), DEAD-like helicase, N-terminal (InterPro:IPR014001), DNA/RNA helicase, C-terminal (InterPro:IPR001650), Helicase, superfamily 1/2, ATP-binding domain (InterPro:IPR014021); BEST Arabidopsis thaliana protein match is: DEA(D/H)-box RNA helicase family protein (TAIR:AT1G63250.1); Has 39195 Blast hits to 38550 proteins in 2967 species: Archae - 566; Bacteria - 19450; Metazoa - 5694; Fungi - 4615; Plants - 2527; Viruses - 8; Other Eukaryotes - 6335 (source: NCBI BLink).) yields MAMAMRLPAISRAVTEVASSPVGLRRLFCSNASRFSFLSPPARRQAEPSTNLFHSGLSKRITSERSLWNRIFSRNMGGGPRTFPGGLNKWQWKRMHEKKAREKENKLLDQEKQLYEARIRTEIRAKMWGHPDSGEKTAKLKQSHGPMSPKEHIKTLADRFMKAGADDLWNDNDGPVKKFDQGSRSCSDSIDSTPIDVRRLVSATCDSMGKHRVLDSSRRGFSSMSRFKRNESSCDEGDDVDAKKLDTLSPFSPKFSGTKEKVKSSTSVVGVIRNKGLFGRRKFRKNDSSTEEDSDEEGNEGKMIGWMDLRKTGSSASLGNHDIKLTKRVNRNVTDEELYPPLDINRVREDLSKKQSVDNVMEEKQEPHDSIYSAKRFDESCISPLTLKALSASGIVKMTRVQDATLSECLDGKDALVKAKTGTGKSMAFLLPAIETVLKAMNSGKGVHKVAPIFVLILCPTRELASQIAAEGKALLKNHDGIGVQTLIGGTRFRLDQQRLESEPCQILIATPGRLLDHIENKSGLTSRLMALKLFIVDEADLLLDLGFKRDVEKIIDCLPRQRQSLLFSATIPKEVRRVSQLVLKRDHSYIDTIGLGCVETHDKVKQSCIVAPHESHFHLVPHLLKEHINNMPDYKIIVFCSTGMVTSLMYTLLREMKLNVREIHARKPQLHRTCVSDEFKESNRLILVTSDVSARGMNYPDVTLVIQVGIPSDREQYIHRLGRTGREGKGGKGLLLIAPWERYFLDELKDLPLEPIPAPDLDSRVKHQVDQSMAKIDTSIKEAAYHAWLGYYNSVRETGRDKTTLAELANRFCHSIGLEKPPALFRRTAVKMGLKGISGIPIRK; encoded by the exons ATGGCGATGGCTATGAGACTTCCAGCGATATCTAGAGCTGTGACGGAAGTAGCTTCGTCTCCGGTTGGTTTGAGACGACTGTTCTGTTCAAATGCTTCAAGGTTCTCTTTTCTGTCTCCACCGGCTCGTCGTCAGGCTGAACCTAGCACCAATCTCTTCCACTCCG GGCTTAGTAAGCGCATCACTTCTGAAAGGTCCTTATGGAACCGAATATTCTCTCGGAACATGGGTGGTGGTCCGAGAACTTTCCCTGGAGGACTAAACAAGTGGCAATGGAAACGTATGCACGAGAAGAAagcaagagagaaagagaacaagCTCTTGGATCAAGAGAAACAGCTTTACGAAGCTCGAATTCGGACCGAGATCCGAGCTAAAATGTGGGGTCATCCAGATTCCGGTGAGAAAACGGCGAAATTGAAGCAGAGTCATGGACCAATGAGCCCGAAAGAACATATCAAAACCTTGGCTGATCGGTTTATGAAAGCTGGTGCAGATGATTTGTGGAACGATAACGATGGTCCGGTGAAGAAATTTGATCAAGGGTCGAGATCATGTTCGGATTCAATTGATTCTACACCTATTGATGTGAGGAGATTAGTTTCTGCGACATGTGATTCAATGGGTAAACATCGTGTTTTGGATAGTAGTAGGAGAGGTTTTTCGAGTATGAGTAGATTTAAGAGAAATGAGAGTTCTTGTGATGAAGGAGATGACGTTGATGCTAAAAAGTTAGATACTTTGAGTCCTTTTTCTCCTAAATTTTCTGGTACCAAGGAGAAAGTGAAGAGCTCGACGAGTGTTGTTGGAGTTATAAGGAACAAAGGTTTGTTTGGAAGAAGGAAGTTTAGGAAGAACGATAGTTCAACTGAAGAGGATtcagatgaagaaggcaaTGAGGGAAAGATGATAGGTTGGATGGATTTGAGGAAAACAGGAAGCAGTGCGTCGTTAGGAAACCACGATATCAAGCTGACGAAAAGAGTGAATCGTAATGTCACAGACGAAGAGCTTTATCCTCCTTTGGATATTAATAGAGTTAGAGAAGATCTCAGTAAAAAACAATCTGTGGATAATGTAATGGAGGAGAAGCAAGAGCCTCATGACTCGATTTACAGTGCAAAAAG ATTTGATGAGTCTTGTATATCTCCTTTGACGCTTAAGGCGCTTTCTGCGTCTGGCATTGTTAAGATGACTAGAGTGCAGGATGCCACTCTCTCTGAGTGCCTAGACG GTAAAGATGCATTAGTCAAAGCCAAAACCGGGACGGGAAAGAGCATGGcgtttttg CTTCCTGCAATTGAAACAGTTCTGAAAGCTATGAACAGCGGTAAGGGCGTTCACAAAGTTGCTCCGATTTTTGTTCTTATCCTCTGTCCTACAAGAGAACTTGCAAGCCAGATCGCTGCAGAGGGCAAGGCTCTGCTCAAAAACCATGACGGGATCGGTGTTCAGACTCTAATTGGTGGTACGCGCTTCAGACTTGATCAACAACGCCTAGAATCTGAGCCATGCCAG ATACTAATAGCAACTCCGGGAAGACTCTTGGATCATATAGAGAATAAGTCTGGCTTAACATCGCGTTTGATGGCCCTTAAATTGTTTATAGTTGACGAGGCTGATCTATTGCTAGACTTAGGATTCAAGAGAGATGTTGAAAAGATCATAGATTGTTTGCCTCGTCAGAgacaatctcttctcttttccgCAACCATTCCAAAAGAG GTCCGTCGAGTCTCACAACTTGTTTTAAAAAGGGATCACTCTTATATCGACACAATCGGGCTCGGTTGTGTAGAAACTCATGATAAG GTGAAGCAATCTTGTATTGTTGCTCCACACGAATCTCATTTCCACTTAGTACCTCATCTTCTAAAAGAGCACATCAACAACATGCCTGATTATAAG ATAATAGTCTTTTGCTCAACCGGTATGGTAACATCACTGATGTACACTCTGCTCCGGGAAATGAAATTGAACGTTAGGGAGATTCATGCTAGAAAACCTCAGCTCCATAGAACATGTGTATCAGACGAGTTTAAGGAATCAAATAGACTTATTCTTGTCACATCTGATGTATCTGCTCGTGGAATGAACTATCCAGATGTTACTTTGGTTATTCAG GTCGGTATACCGAGTGACAGAGAACAGTATATACATCGGTTAGGTAGAActggaagagaaggaaaaggaGGAAAAGGATTGCTTTTGATTGCGCCATGGGAGAGATATTTTCTTGATGAGCTTAAAGATTTACCTCTTGAACCAATTCCAGCTCCAGATCTTGATTCAAGAGTTAAACATCAG GTTGATCAGTCAATGGCTAAGATTGATACAAGTATCAAAGAAGCAGCGTACCATGCATGGCTCGGTTATTACAACTCGGTTCGAGAAACCGGTAGAGACAAAACCACGTTGGCCGAGTTAGCTAATCGGTTTTGCCATTCTATCGGTTTAGAGAAACCTCCTGCTTTGTTTCGAAGAACCGCGGTTAAGATGGGTCTTAAAGGTATTTCTGGTATTCCAATCCGAAAATAA
- a CDS encoding Zinc knuckle (CCHC-type) family protein (Zinc knuckle (CCHC-type) family protein; FUNCTIONS IN: zinc ion binding, nucleic acid binding; INVOLVED IN: biological_process unknown; LOCATED IN: cellular_component unknown; EXPRESSED IN: sperm cell; CONTAINS InterPro DOMAIN/s: Zinc finger, CCHC-type (InterPro:IPR001878); BEST Arabidopsis thaliana protein match is: unknown protein (TAIR:AT5G28823.1); Has 107 Blast hits to 101 proteins in 20 species: Archae - 0; Bacteria - 2; Metazoa - 4; Fungi - 8; Plants - 87; Viruses - 0; Other Eukaryotes - 6 (source: NCBI BLink).), which translates to MNSVSVLTQGKETEVGPKVVVVDSSNVNSVPDPRWPYLTRWTQNSPSPSPSVISPSISLVKPLTIGSSPKIARSSSLDFVNLTSSLDSTLPVTVEPPIEHVVSITSLSYSAEVSLPTSALPPIVSATLDESIAPVKLVSPTLKGAWAKQLKFTSSSASQQDVGGAPMQSHLEATKEDNVRFPWAAKMDPAARNLYRATSPEFMEDGIPKRGLWHVDDCLMFVAPWSTVNTFDLPEISTIPVWVTLKNIPNRLYSILGISHIASGLGAPMATYKPRLDPSLMSEANILVEVELSKAFPPRIAAVDKKGNISMVNVEYAWIPAKCGKCGQLGHKASRCMKPHLAHEKVTEIVSEEIITPAIVSLASATNLVSPITLQTKTPIDVPITNSKIQIDTVFDIEAGPIQDKDNCTGVADCFTNVEAEVVTEETCTVESVFEIAGTKDKFSRLGSSFPDGDSLHSDEDSIVSVESDSGSELMELMTPSGQRLLRERPVKPSIKAKEIQASSTTRGRGNRGRGNRGRGNRGRGNRGRG; encoded by the exons ATGAATTCTGTCTCAGTTTTAACTCAAGGCAAGGAAACAGAGGTCGGACCAAAAGTTGTAGTCGTAGACTCTTCCAATGTCAACTCTGTCCCTGATCCACGGTGGCCGTACTTGACTCGGTGGACGCAGaattctccttctccatctccatcagTGATTTCTCCTTCTATCTCACTGGTGAAACCCTTGACAATTGGATCCTCGCCGAAAATTGCtcgctcttcttctcttgacTTCGTGAATCTTACTTCTTCGCTGGATTCGACCTTACCGGTCACTGTCGAGCCTCCAATTGAACATGTGGTGAGTATTACATCATTGTCTTATTCCGCAGAAGTGTCTCTTCCTACTTCCGCCTTACCGCCAATAGTGTCTGCTACTCTCGACGAGTCCATTGCTCCTGTTAAGTTGGTCTCCCCTACTCTAAAAGGAGCTTGGGCAAAGCAGCTAAAGTTCACCTCGTCATCGGCCTCTCAGCAAGATGTTGGTGGAGCACCGATGCAATCTCATCTTGAAGCAACTAAGGAGGATAATGTTCGCTTCCCTTGGGCTGCAAAAATGGATCCAGCGGCAAGGAACCTTTACAGGGCAACCTCGCCGGAATTCATGGAAGACGGAATTCCAAAG AGGGGCTTATGGCATGTTGATGATTGTCTTATGTTTGTAGCGCCTTGGTCTACTGTAAATACATTTGATCTTCCTGAAATATCAACTATTCCTGTCTGGGTAACCCTTAAAAATATCCCAAACCGGTTGTACTCAATTCTAGGAATTAGCCATATTGCATCAGGTTTAGGTGCTCCTATGGCTACTTACAAACCTAGACTTGACCCTTCCCTAATGAGTGAGGCCAATATCTTGGTGGAAGTGGAGTTGAGTAAAGCTTTCCCTCCAAGAATTGCCGCAGTTGATAAGAAAGGCAATATATCGATGGTTAATGTTGAATATGCTTGGATCCCAGCTAAATGTGGAAAATGTGGGCAGTTAGGGCATAAGGCTTCGCGCTGTATGAAACCCCATTTGGCACATGAAAAAGTAACAGAAATTGTCTCAGAGGAGATCATTACTCCTGCTATTGTAAGTTTAGCTAGTGCCACAAATTTGGTATCGCCAATCACTCTTCAAACCAAGACCCCAATTGATGTCCCAatcacaaattcaaaaatcCAAATCGATACAGTCTTCGATATTGAGGCTGGCCCAATCCAAGACAAAGATAATTGCACCGGAGTGGCAGATTGCTTTACAAATGTTGAAGCTGAAGTTGTAACTGAGGAAACTTGCACAGTTGAATCAGTTTTCGAAATTGCAGGCACAAAAGATAA GTTTAGTCGTTTGGGTTCTTCGTTTCCTGATGGGGATTCTCTTCATTCAGATGAAGACTCAATTGTTTCAGTTGAGTCAGACAGTGGGTCAGAATTGATGGAACTTATGACTCCATCGGGACAACGTCTTTTGCGCGAAAGACCGGTTAAACCATCCATCAAAGCTAAGGAGATACAAGCGTCCTCTACTACTCGAGGAAGAGGTAACCGTGGGCGTGGGAACCGTGGACGCGGAAATCGTGGACGCGGGAACCGTGGACGTGGCTAA